A window of Pseudomonas denitrificans (nom. rej.) genomic DNA:
CAGCAACGCGGCGGGGCCGAACCAGAGCAGCCAGGTGCGCTCGCTGACTTCAGGCTTGTAGCGCACGAACTCGCCGTAGCGGTCGACCATGTAGTCGACGATCTGCTGGTTGCTCTTGCCGGCCGCCATCTGGGTGTAGATCTGCTTGCGCAGATCGGCGGCGATCGGCGCGTTGGAGTCGGCGATGTCCTGGTTCTGGCACTTGGGGCAGCGCAGCTCGGTGGTCAGTTCGCGGAAGCGCGCACGCTCGGCGTCGTTGGCGAACTCGTAGGTGTCGATGGCGGCGTGGGCGATGCCGGTCAGGCAAAGCCCGAGCGCGGCGGCGGCGAGAAGTCGCTTCATTTGCCCTCCGCTTCGTCGACCAGACCCTGGTAGATCGGCGCCAGCTGTTCACGCCAGACCTTCTCGTCGACGGCGCCGACCA
This region includes:
- a CDS encoding cytochrome c-type biogenesis protein — translated: MKRLLAAAALGLCLTGIAHAAIDTYEFANDAERARFRELTTELRCPKCQNQDIADSNAPIAADLRKQIYTQMAAGKSNQQIVDYMVDRYGEFVRYKPEVSERTWLLWFGPAALLGLGVIVIGAIVARRRRPAAATSTTLSAEEQARLDQLLDNQDK